Within the Patescibacteria group bacterium genome, the region ATTTTAGATTACAGATTTTAGATTTTAGAACATCAGGGATTTAAGCTTGGCGCTTAGGTTATTTGAATTTATTTGAGATTTAGAAATTAGGATTTAGGAATTTTTAACAGTTATGGTTGTTTACAAGCAAGTTTCTAGCAACACTTTTAAGACCTGGATCTTAATAACTTTGTTTCTGGGTTTGATTATTGGTTTGGGCTGGTTTTTCAGCTATTATTACAACTCGCCAGGAATCTTGATTTTTGCAGTTTTGTTTAGTGTTTTTTCCGCATTTTTCAGTTATTGGTTTTCTGATAAGATTGTTTTGCGCTTGGCCGGCGCCAGAGAGATTGCTAAAAAATCAGACTTTCCCGAGCTTTACCGGATTGTGGAAAATTTAGCCATTGCCGCGGGCCTGCCGATGCCAAAACTCTATGTGATTGACGATCCGTCGCCTAATGCTTTTGCCGCTGGCCGGAATCCCAAAAATGCGGTTGTGGCTGTTAATCGCGGCTTATTAGAGATTTTAGATAAATCAGAAGTTGAAGGCGTGATTGCCCACGAATTGTCGCATGTTGGAAATCGAGATATTTTATTAATGACGATTGTCGTGGTTTTGGTTGGAATAGTCAGTTTATTAAGCGATTGGTTTTTAAGAATGCGGTTTTGGGGCCTTGGTCGTTCTTCCCGGGACAGCGACAGCCGCCAGCAAAGCGGTTTAATCGCGATTATTGGTTTGATAATGATGATTTTAGCGCCGATTGTCGGTTCCTTAATTCAACTGGCAATTTCCAGAAAAAGGGAGTTTTTGGCTGATGCTGACGCGGTTTTGATCACCCGTTATCCTAAGGGGCTGGCTGATGCTTTGAGAAAAATCGCTCTAACCAATGTTCAGCCGCGATTTGCTCATTCAGCTACCAGTCATCTGTATATCGCCAGTCCGTTTAAAGAAGATGCCAAGGGAGTTGGCGGGGAGTTGCCGGACACGCCTTGGCATGTTAATCTTTTTTCCACTCATCCGCCGATTAAGCAGAGAATTTCAGTCTTAGAAAAAATGAGCCAATAAAAATTATGAATAAGCCGGACCCAGACAGAAAAATTAAAGATTTAGAAAAGGAAATCAGCCGCTTGAAAAAGCTGGCTCATTATGATGAGCTGACCGGTCTTTATAATCGGCGCGGTTTTATAAACGCGATTAGTGATTTTATTAAAGCGTTGGAAAGTGAGTTTTCCGGGTTCGGCAAAGAGCGGAAATTAAAAATTGGCAATCTCTCCATTGTTTTTGCTGATTTAAACAAGTTTAAACAGATAAATGACAGATTTGGGCATCAATGCGGGGATGAATTGCTTATTGCTTTTGGCAAACTTCTTTTCAAAAATGTCCGCGGTGTTGACGCGGTTGGCCGATGGTCTGGAGATGAGTTTGTTATCGCCCTGATTGGAGCAGATAAACAAGACGCCGAAGCAGTGGTTAAAAAGATTAGTAATGATTTAATCGGCAGGGCATTTGATGTTTGCGGCGTTGAAAAAAATCCTGTTTCAGCCAGCTTTGGCGTTGCTTCTGTTTATGACGAGACAAGAAAGCCAAGATTAGTTTTTGATTTGAAAAAACTGATTGCCGAAGCGGATAAAGAGATGTACAAAGAGAAGTCAAAGGGCTCCGCCAAAGGCGGGCCCGCCTTTGGCGGAAAAAGACAGAAGTCAAAATAAATAAACGGAAAGGTGCGAGAGTGGTTTAATCGGCAGTCCTGGAAAGACTGAGTGTCCGAAAGGGCACCGCGGGTTCGAATCCCGCCCTTTCCGCAGCAATAGTTGATCTCAGCCATCGCGTCATGCGACACGGCAGGTCTGGCGGGGCGCCACGACGTATGTCAGTGGCGAATCCCGCCCTTTCCGCCAGTTGGGGGAAAATAAATAGTAAATGTTATAATAAAACAATTAACTAAAAAATATGAAAAATTTCATTTTGGAGATCAAAAACAGCGTTTATAATCCGGTTTATTACCAAGAACTTTTGCAGAAGCCGTTTTCTTATTCGCTAAAATATTTTTTAAAGTT harbors:
- a CDS encoding M48 family metallopeptidase, which translates into the protein MVVYKQVSSNTFKTWILITLFLGLIIGLGWFFSYYYNSPGILIFAVLFSVFSAFFSYWFSDKIVLRLAGAREIAKKSDFPELYRIVENLAIAAGLPMPKLYVIDDPSPNAFAAGRNPKNAVVAVNRGLLEILDKSEVEGVIAHELSHVGNRDILLMTIVVVLVGIVSLLSDWFLRMRFWGLGRSSRDSDSRQQSGLIAIIGLIMMILAPIVGSLIQLAISRKREFLADADAVLITRYPKGLADALRKIALTNVQPRFAHSATSHLYIASPFKEDAKGVGGELPDTPWHVNLFSTHPPIKQRISVLEKMSQ
- a CDS encoding GGDEF domain-containing protein, encoding MNKPDPDRKIKDLEKEISRLKKLAHYDELTGLYNRRGFINAISDFIKALESEFSGFGKERKLKIGNLSIVFADLNKFKQINDRFGHQCGDELLIAFGKLLFKNVRGVDAVGRWSGDEFVIALIGADKQDAEAVVKKISNDLIGRAFDVCGVEKNPVSASFGVASVYDETRKPRLVFDLKKLIAEADKEMYKEKSKGSAKGGPAFGGKRQKSK